A portion of the Anoplopoma fimbria isolate UVic2021 breed Golden Eagle Sablefish chromosome 15, Afim_UVic_2022, whole genome shotgun sequence genome contains these proteins:
- the nkx2.2a gene encoding homeobox protein Nkx-2.2a yields the protein MSLTNTKTGFSVKDILDLPDTNDEDGSITGAEEDTEGSETTSTTKNTGVLVQSPLENVQNLPLKNPFYDSSENPYTRWLATTDSIQYSLHGLSASSQDSAKSPEPSADDESPDNDKETSSSGGSDSGKKRKRRVLFSKAQTYELERRFRQQRYLSAPEREHLASLIRLTPTQVKIWFQNHRYKMKRARAEKGMEVTHLPSPRRVAVPVLVRDGKPCHTLKAQDLAATFQAGIPFSAYSAQSLQHMQYNAQYSAAATPQFPAHHLVQTQQWTW from the exons ATGTCGTTGACCAACACAAAGACGGGCTTTTCTGTAAAGGACATTTTGGACCTTCCTGACACAAATGACGAAGACGGATCTATCACCGGAGCGGAGGAAGACACGGAGGGATCGGAGACCACGTCCACGACAAAGAACACTGGAGTTTTGGTGCAAAGTCCTCTAGAAAACGTTCAAAATCTGCCTTTAAAGAACCCCTTTTATGACAGTAGTGAGAATCCTTACACACGATGGCTTGCTACTACGGACAGTATTCAGTATTCAT TGCACGGTCTATCCGCCAGCTCTCAGGACTCGGCCAAGTCCCCGGAGCCGTCCGCGGACGACGAATCGCCGGACAACGACAAGGAAACTTCCAGCAGCGGCGGCAGCGACTCCGGCAAGAAGCGGAAAAGGAGGGTGTTGTTTTCCAAGGCTCAGACCTACGAGCTGGAGCGCCGCTTCAGGCAGCAGAGGTACCTGTCCGCCCCGGAGAGGGAGCACCTGGCCAGCCTGATCCGCCTCACCCCGACCCAAGTGAAgatctggttccagaaccaCCGGTATAAGATGAAGAGAGCCCGGGCCGAGAAAGGTATGGAAGTGACCCATCTCCCTTCTCCCAGGCGGGTGGCCGTGCCCGTCTTAGTCAGGGATGGAAAGCCTTGTCACACTCTTAAAGCTCAGGACTTGGCGGCCACTTTTCAGGCCGGGATCCCCTTCTCGGCTTATAGTGCCCAGTCACTCCAACACATGCAGTATAACGCGCAGTACAGCGCCGCGGCCACGCCACAGTTCCCAGCACATCACTTGGTGCAAACGCAACAGTGGACTTGGTGA